Genomic window (Terriglobales bacterium):
TCTGCCGTGGTCCGAGGCTTGAGCAGCGCCAACATCAGCAGAATCCTAGCCTTCTGCGGGTTGAGTTCGTCGGAGGCTACGAAGTTCATCTCATCATCGTTCACTTCCACGTTGCGCCCGACGCTCCCAGTGACCACCCGGCTGCTTCTGACCACCACGACCCCTTTCTTGGCAGCTCTCGCGGCAGCCGACAGGGAAGCTTTGTTCATGTTGCCATTGCCGACTCCG
Coding sequences:
- the ansB gene encoding L-asparaginase 2 (catalyzes the formation of aspartate from asparagine, periplasmic; regulated by cyclic AMP receptor protein (CRP) and also induced by anaerobiosis); this translates as GVGNGNMNKASLSAAARAAKKGVVVVRSSRVVTGSVGRNVEVNDDEMNFVASDELNPQKARILLMLALLKPRTTAEIQTLFYTY